Proteins co-encoded in one Mastacembelus armatus chromosome 24, fMasArm1.2, whole genome shotgun sequence genomic window:
- the LOC113137077 gene encoding uncharacterized protein LOC113137077 isoform X15, which yields MRERRTMAELKGIITSLFVMLLIDFPETGQVSFIDVRDGDDVTLSCGHVKSDQDKCDKTDWVFKYEGQSRAVDIIKQGQIPKSKSDRLSVTENCSLVLKKVTVEDVGLYTCRQFDTSGRQQGPESVVVLTVVTMTEQKLHDKVTFSCQVFRHVHCHQSVKWLFQDKDVDQNNKDFQKSQTDCYATVTFLDSHFIYSSRFKLFKCEVTNTVSGKVQKFSFRRQSSGEETGQDTTTTTTKPTAGDSPKASGFGPEQKTDPQCLNGFPGWWRFIIVSVGLATLIIIVVTVNVWTRTKGKKTQMDKNTGRDDDDEDEGRVKYENVGDPSVSVRLH from the exons atgagagagagaagaacgaTGGCTGAATTGAAAGGGATTATAACGTCTTTATTTGTGATGCTGCTGATTGACTTTCCAG AAACTGGACAAGTTTCCTTCATCGATGTCAGAGATGGAGACGACGTCACTTTGTCTTGTGGACATGTGAAAAGTGATCAGGATAAATGTGACAAAACTGATTGGGTCTTCAAATATGAAGGACAGTCAAGAGCAGTTGACATCATTAAACAGGGTCAGATTCCCAAATCTAAATCAGACAGACTGAGTGTTACAGAGAACTGTTCTCTGGTTCTAAAGAAGGTCACAGTTGAGGATGTTGGTCTTTACACCTGCAGACAGTTTGACACATCAGGACGACAACAAGGTCCAGAGTCTGTGGTTGTTCTGACTGTTGTTACCA TGACTGAACAGAAGCTCCATGATAAAGTGACGTTCAGCTGCCAAGTGTTTAGACATGTTCATTGTCATCAGTCAGTGAAGTGGCTGTTTCAGGATAAAGATGTGGATCAAAATAACAAAGACTTCCAGAAATCACAGACTGACTGCTACGCCACTGTGACTTTTCTGGATTCTCACTTTATTTACTCATCAAGGTTTAAATTATTCAAGTGTGAAGTGACAAATACTGTCAGTGGAAAAGTGCAGAAGTTCAGCTTCAGACGTCAGAGCTCAGGtgaggaaacag GTCaggacacaacaacaacaacaactaaacCAACAGCAGGTGATTCTCCAAAAGcatcag GATTTGGCCCAGAACAGAAAACTGACCCACAATGTTTGAATGGTTTTCCAGGTTGGTGGAGGTTCATTATCGTCTCTGTGGGTTTAGCAACTCTCATAATTATTGTTGTCACCGTCAACGTGTGGACGAGAACTAAAG ggAAGAAAACCCAGATGGATAAAAACACT ggacgtgatgatgatgatgaagatgaaggtaGAGTGAAATATGAAAACGTTGGAGAcccttctgtttctgtcagactcCACTGA
- the LOC113137077 gene encoding uncharacterized protein LOC113137077 isoform X14 encodes MRERRTMAELKGIITSLFVMLLIDFPAETGQVSFIDVRDGDDVTLSCGHVKSDQDKCDKTDWVFKYEGQSRAVDIIKQGQIPKSKSDRLSVTENCSLVLKKVTVEDVGLYTCRQFDTSGRQQGPESVVVLTVVTMTEQKLHDKVTFSCQVFRHVHCHQSVKWLFQDKDVDQNNKDFQKSQTDCYATVTFLDSHFIYSSRFKLFKCEVTNTVSGKVQKFSFRRQSSGEETGQDTTTTTTKPTAGDSPKASGFGPEQKTDPQCLNGFPGWWRFIIVSVGLATLIIIVVTVNVWTRTKGKKTQMDKNTGRDDDDEDEGRVKYENVGDPSVSVRLH; translated from the exons atgagagagagaagaacgaTGGCTGAATTGAAAGGGATTATAACGTCTTTATTTGTGATGCTGCTGATTGACTTTCCAG CAGAAACTGGACAAGTTTCCTTCATCGATGTCAGAGATGGAGACGACGTCACTTTGTCTTGTGGACATGTGAAAAGTGATCAGGATAAATGTGACAAAACTGATTGGGTCTTCAAATATGAAGGACAGTCAAGAGCAGTTGACATCATTAAACAGGGTCAGATTCCCAAATCTAAATCAGACAGACTGAGTGTTACAGAGAACTGTTCTCTGGTTCTAAAGAAGGTCACAGTTGAGGATGTTGGTCTTTACACCTGCAGACAGTTTGACACATCAGGACGACAACAAGGTCCAGAGTCTGTGGTTGTTCTGACTGTTGTTACCA TGACTGAACAGAAGCTCCATGATAAAGTGACGTTCAGCTGCCAAGTGTTTAGACATGTTCATTGTCATCAGTCAGTGAAGTGGCTGTTTCAGGATAAAGATGTGGATCAAAATAACAAAGACTTCCAGAAATCACAGACTGACTGCTACGCCACTGTGACTTTTCTGGATTCTCACTTTATTTACTCATCAAGGTTTAAATTATTCAAGTGTGAAGTGACAAATACTGTCAGTGGAAAAGTGCAGAAGTTCAGCTTCAGACGTCAGAGCTCAGGtgaggaaacag GTCaggacacaacaacaacaacaactaaacCAACAGCAGGTGATTCTCCAAAAGcatcag GATTTGGCCCAGAACAGAAAACTGACCCACAATGTTTGAATGGTTTTCCAGGTTGGTGGAGGTTCATTATCGTCTCTGTGGGTTTAGCAACTCTCATAATTATTGTTGTCACCGTCAACGTGTGGACGAGAACTAAAG ggAAGAAAACCCAGATGGATAAAAACACT ggacgtgatgatgatgatgaagatgaaggtaGAGTGAAATATGAAAACGTTGGAGAcccttctgtttctgtcagactcCACTGA
- the LOC113137077 gene encoding uncharacterized protein LOC113137077 isoform X12, producing the protein MRERRTMAELKGIITSLFVMLLIDFPAAETGQVSFIDVRDGDDVTLSCGHVKSDQDKCDKTDWVFKYEGQSRAVDIIKQGQIPKSKSDRLSVTENCSLVLKKVTVEDVGLYTCRQFDTSGRQQGPESVVVLTVVTMTEQKLHDKVTFSCQVFRHVHCHQSVKWLFQDKDVDQNNKDFQKSQTDCYATVTFLDSHFIYSSRFKLFKCEVTNTVSGKVQKFSFRRQSSGEETGQDTTTTTTKPTAGDSPKASGFGPEQKTDPQCLNGFPGWWRFIIVSVGLATLIIIVVTVNVWTRTKGKKTQMDKNTGRDDDDEDEGRVKYENVGDPSVSVRLH; encoded by the exons atgagagagagaagaacgaTGGCTGAATTGAAAGGGATTATAACGTCTTTATTTGTGATGCTGCTGATTGACTTTCCAG CAGCAGAAACTGGACAAGTTTCCTTCATCGATGTCAGAGATGGAGACGACGTCACTTTGTCTTGTGGACATGTGAAAAGTGATCAGGATAAATGTGACAAAACTGATTGGGTCTTCAAATATGAAGGACAGTCAAGAGCAGTTGACATCATTAAACAGGGTCAGATTCCCAAATCTAAATCAGACAGACTGAGTGTTACAGAGAACTGTTCTCTGGTTCTAAAGAAGGTCACAGTTGAGGATGTTGGTCTTTACACCTGCAGACAGTTTGACACATCAGGACGACAACAAGGTCCAGAGTCTGTGGTTGTTCTGACTGTTGTTACCA TGACTGAACAGAAGCTCCATGATAAAGTGACGTTCAGCTGCCAAGTGTTTAGACATGTTCATTGTCATCAGTCAGTGAAGTGGCTGTTTCAGGATAAAGATGTGGATCAAAATAACAAAGACTTCCAGAAATCACAGACTGACTGCTACGCCACTGTGACTTTTCTGGATTCTCACTTTATTTACTCATCAAGGTTTAAATTATTCAAGTGTGAAGTGACAAATACTGTCAGTGGAAAAGTGCAGAAGTTCAGCTTCAGACGTCAGAGCTCAGGtgaggaaacag GTCaggacacaacaacaacaacaactaaacCAACAGCAGGTGATTCTCCAAAAGcatcag GATTTGGCCCAGAACAGAAAACTGACCCACAATGTTTGAATGGTTTTCCAGGTTGGTGGAGGTTCATTATCGTCTCTGTGGGTTTAGCAACTCTCATAATTATTGTTGTCACCGTCAACGTGTGGACGAGAACTAAAG ggAAGAAAACCCAGATGGATAAAAACACT ggacgtgatgatgatgatgaagatgaaggtaGAGTGAAATATGAAAACGTTGGAGAcccttctgtttctgtcagactcCACTGA
- the LOC113137077 gene encoding uncharacterized protein LOC113137077 isoform X13 translates to MRERRTMAELTGIITSLFVMLLIDFPAETGQVSFIDVRDGDDVTLSCGHVKSDQDKCDKTDWVFKYEGQSRAVDIIKQGQIPKSKSDRLSVTENCSLVLKKVTVEDVGLYTCRQFDTSGRQQGPESVVVLTVVTMTEQKLHDKVTFSCQVFRHVHCHQSVKWLFQDKDVDQNNKDFQKSQTDCYATVTFLDSHFIYSSRFKLFKCEVTNTVSGKVQKFSFRRQSSGEETGQDTTTTTTKPTAGDSPKASGFGPEQKTDPQCLNGFPGWWRFIIVSVGLATLIIIVVTVNVWTRTKGKKTQMDKNTGRDDDDEDEGRVKYENVGDPSVSVRLH, encoded by the exons CAGAAACTGGACAAGTTTCCTTCATCGATGTCAGAGATGGAGACGACGTCACTTTGTCTTGTGGACATGTGAAAAGTGATCAGGATAAATGTGACAAAACTGATTGGGTCTTCAAATATGAAGGACAGTCAAGAGCAGTTGACATCATTAAACAGGGTCAGATTCCCAAATCTAAATCAGACAGACTGAGTGTTACAGAGAACTGTTCTCTGGTTCTAAAGAAGGTCACAGTTGAGGATGTTGGTCTTTACACCTGCAGACAGTTTGACACATCAGGACGACAACAAGGTCCAGAGTCTGTGGTTGTTCTGACTGTTGTTACCA TGACTGAACAGAAGCTCCATGATAAAGTGACGTTCAGCTGCCAAGTGTTTAGACATGTTCATTGTCATCAGTCAGTGAAGTGGCTGTTTCAGGATAAAGATGTGGATCAAAATAACAAAGACTTCCAGAAATCACAGACTGACTGCTACGCCACTGTGACTTTTCTGGATTCTCACTTTATTTACTCATCAAGGTTTAAATTATTCAAGTGTGAAGTGACAAATACTGTCAGTGGAAAAGTGCAGAAGTTCAGCTTCAGACGTCAGAGCTCAGGtgaggaaacag GTCaggacacaacaacaacaacaactaaacCAACAGCAGGTGATTCTCCAAAAGcatcag GATTTGGCCCAGAACAGAAAACTGACCCACAATGTTTGAATGGTTTTCCAGGTTGGTGGAGGTTCATTATCGTCTCTGTGGGTTTAGCAACTCTCATAATTATTGTTGTCACCGTCAACGTGTGGACGAGAACTAAAG ggAAGAAAACCCAGATGGATAAAAACACT ggacgtgatgatgatgatgaagatgaaggtaGAGTGAAATATGAAAACGTTGGAGAcccttctgtttctgtcagactcCACTGA
- the LOC113137077 gene encoding uncharacterized protein LOC113137077 isoform X18, whose amino-acid sequence MAESTWIQMSLFLILMLQFPAETGQVSFIDVRDGDDVTLSCGHVKSDQDKCDKTDWVFKYEGQSRAVDIIKQGQIPKSKSDRLSVTENCSLVLKKVTVEDVGLYTCRQFDTSGRQQGPESVVVLTVVTMTEQKLHDKVTFSCQVFRHVHCHQSVKWLFQDKDVDQNNKDFQKSQTDCYATVTFLDSHFIYSSRFKLFKCEVTNTVSGKVQKFSFRRQSSGEETGQDTTTTTTKPTAGDSPKASGFGPEQKTDPQCLNGFPGWWRFIIVSVGLATLIIIVVTVNVWTRTKGKKTQMDKNTGRDDDDEDEGRVKYENVGDPSVSVRLH is encoded by the exons CAGAAACTGGACAAGTTTCCTTCATCGATGTCAGAGATGGAGACGACGTCACTTTGTCTTGTGGACATGTGAAAAGTGATCAGGATAAATGTGACAAAACTGATTGGGTCTTCAAATATGAAGGACAGTCAAGAGCAGTTGACATCATTAAACAGGGTCAGATTCCCAAATCTAAATCAGACAGACTGAGTGTTACAGAGAACTGTTCTCTGGTTCTAAAGAAGGTCACAGTTGAGGATGTTGGTCTTTACACCTGCAGACAGTTTGACACATCAGGACGACAACAAGGTCCAGAGTCTGTGGTTGTTCTGACTGTTGTTACCA TGACTGAACAGAAGCTCCATGATAAAGTGACGTTCAGCTGCCAAGTGTTTAGACATGTTCATTGTCATCAGTCAGTGAAGTGGCTGTTTCAGGATAAAGATGTGGATCAAAATAACAAAGACTTCCAGAAATCACAGACTGACTGCTACGCCACTGTGACTTTTCTGGATTCTCACTTTATTTACTCATCAAGGTTTAAATTATTCAAGTGTGAAGTGACAAATACTGTCAGTGGAAAAGTGCAGAAGTTCAGCTTCAGACGTCAGAGCTCAGGtgaggaaacag GTCaggacacaacaacaacaacaactaaacCAACAGCAGGTGATTCTCCAAAAGcatcag GATTTGGCCCAGAACAGAAAACTGACCCACAATGTTTGAATGGTTTTCCAGGTTGGTGGAGGTTCATTATCGTCTCTGTGGGTTTAGCAACTCTCATAATTATTGTTGTCACCGTCAACGTGTGGACGAGAACTAAAG ggAAGAAAACCCAGATGGATAAAAACACT ggacgtgatgatgatgatgaagatgaaggtaGAGTGAAATATGAAAACGTTGGAGAcccttctgtttctgtcagactcCACTGA
- the LOC113137077 gene encoding uncharacterized protein LOC113137077 isoform X2, translated as MRERRTMAELTGIITSLFVMLLIDFPETGQVSFNYIDVRDGDDVTLSCEHVKSDQDKCDKTDWLFSFQRRTVFIIKQGQIHNGSKSKSDRLSVTENCSLVLKKVTVEDVGRYTCRQFDTSGREQGPDSVVDLSVVTMTEQKLHDKVTFSCQVFRHVHCHQSVKWLFQDKDVDQNNKDLQTSQTVCYATVTFLDSHFIYSSRFKLFKCEVTNTVSGKVQKFSFRRQSSGEETGQDTTTTTTTTKPTTTTTKPTKTTTTTTTNDSTNLPDWGWGLIAVTVSLAALVIIVLLVQRYKRRTGKKTQTDENAGLSLNTAGTQSGPETSQDTADPEDGVSYASVSYTRKTKSKAQVHNEDEDDAVTYSTVKVSSSSAADPSSLYASIN; from the exons atgagagagagaagaacgaTGGCTGAATTGACAGGGATTATAACGTCTTTATTTGTGATGCTGCTGATTGACTTTCCAG AAACTGGACAAGTTTCCTTCAACTACATCGATGTCAGAGATGGAGACGACGTCACTTTGTCTTGTGAACATGTGAAAAGTGATCAGGATAAATGTGACAAAACTGATTGGCTCTTCAGTTTTCAAAGACGGACAGTTTTCATCATTAAACAGGGTCAGATTCACAATGGATCTAAATCTAAATCAGACAGACTGAGTGTTACAGAGAACTGTTCTCTGGTTCTAAAGAAGGTCACAGTTGAGGATGTTGGTCGTTACACCTGCAGACAGTTTGACACATCAGGACGAGAACAAGGTCCAGACTCTGTGGTTGATCTGTCTGTTGTTACCA TGACTGAACAGAAGCTCCATGATAAAGTGACGTTCAGCTGCCAAGTGTTTAGACATGTTCATTGTCATCAGTCAGTGAAGTGGCTGTTTCAGGATAAAGATGTGGATCAAAATAACAAAGACTTACAGACATCACAGACTGTCTGCTACGCCACTGTGACTTTTCTGGATTCTCACTTTATTTACTCATCAAGGTTTAAATTATTCAAGTGTGAAGTGACAAATACTGTCAGTGGAAAAGTGCAGAAGTTCAGCTTCAGACGTCAGAGCTCAGGtgaggaaacag GTCAGGAcacgacaacaacaacaacaacaactaaaccaacaacaacaacaactaaaccaacaaaaacaacaacaacaacaacaacaaatgattcTACAAATCTACCAG ATTGGGGGTGGGGGCTCATCGCTGTGACTGTGAGTTTAGCTGCGCTGGTGATAATTGTGCTGCTGGTCCAAAGATATAAGAGAAGAACAG gaaagaaaacacagacggATGAAAACGCT ggACTGAGCTTAAACACAGCAGGGACTCAGTCTGGTCCAGAAACCAGTCAGGACACG GCTGATCCTGAGGATGGAGTTTCCTACGCATCCGTCAGCTACACCAGGAAGACCAAGAGTAAAGCCCAG GTTCacaatgaagatgaagatgatgcagTGACCTACAGCACTGTGAAagtttcctcctcttctgctgctgaTCCCAGCAGCCTCTACGCTTCCATCAACTAA
- the LOC113137077 gene encoding uncharacterized protein LOC113137077 isoform X5 has protein sequence MRERRTMAELTGIITSLFVMLLIDFPAETGQVSFNYIDVRDGDDVTLSCEHVKSDQDKCDKTDWLFSFQRRTVFIIKQGQIHNGSKSKSDRLSVTENCSLVLKKVTVEDVGRYTCRQFDTSGREQGPDSVVDLSVVTMTEQKLHDKVTFSCQVFRHVHCHQSVKWLFQDKDVDQNNKDLQTSQTVCYATVTFLDSHFIYSSRFKLFKCEVTNTVSGKVQKFSFRRQSSGQDTTTTTTTTKPTTTTTKPTKTTTTTTTNDSTNLPDWGWGLIAVTVSLAALVIIVLLVQRYKRRTGKKTQTDENAGLSLNTAGTQSGPETSQDTADPEDGVSYASVSYTRKTKSKAQVHNEDEDDAVTYSTVKVSSSSAADPSSLYASIN, from the exons atgagagagagaagaacgaTGGCTGAATTGACAGGGATTATAACGTCTTTATTTGTGATGCTGCTGATTGACTTTCCAG CAGAAACTGGACAAGTTTCCTTCAACTACATCGATGTCAGAGATGGAGACGACGTCACTTTGTCTTGTGAACATGTGAAAAGTGATCAGGATAAATGTGACAAAACTGATTGGCTCTTCAGTTTTCAAAGACGGACAGTTTTCATCATTAAACAGGGTCAGATTCACAATGGATCTAAATCTAAATCAGACAGACTGAGTGTTACAGAGAACTGTTCTCTGGTTCTAAAGAAGGTCACAGTTGAGGATGTTGGTCGTTACACCTGCAGACAGTTTGACACATCAGGACGAGAACAAGGTCCAGACTCTGTGGTTGATCTGTCTGTTGTTACCA TGACTGAACAGAAGCTCCATGATAAAGTGACGTTCAGCTGCCAAGTGTTTAGACATGTTCATTGTCATCAGTCAGTGAAGTGGCTGTTTCAGGATAAAGATGTGGATCAAAATAACAAAGACTTACAGACATCACAGACTGTCTGCTACGCCACTGTGACTTTTCTGGATTCTCACTTTATTTACTCATCAAGGTTTAAATTATTCAAGTGTGAAGTGACAAATACTGTCAGTGGAAAAGTGCAGAAGTTCAGCTTCAGACGTCAGAGCTCAG GTCAGGAcacgacaacaacaacaacaacaactaaaccaacaacaacaacaactaaaccaacaaaaacaacaacaacaacaacaacaaatgattcTACAAATCTACCAG ATTGGGGGTGGGGGCTCATCGCTGTGACTGTGAGTTTAGCTGCGCTGGTGATAATTGTGCTGCTGGTCCAAAGATATAAGAGAAGAACAG gaaagaaaacacagacggATGAAAACGCT ggACTGAGCTTAAACACAGCAGGGACTCAGTCTGGTCCAGAAACCAGTCAGGACACG GCTGATCCTGAGGATGGAGTTTCCTACGCATCCGTCAGCTACACCAGGAAGACCAAGAGTAAAGCCCAG GTTCacaatgaagatgaagatgatgcagTGACCTACAGCACTGTGAAagtttcctcctcttctgctgctgaTCCCAGCAGCCTCTACGCTTCCATCAACTAA
- the LOC113137077 gene encoding uncharacterized protein LOC113137077 isoform X1, which produces MRERRTMAELTGIITSLFVMLLIDFPAETGQVSFNYIDVRDGDDVTLSCEHVKSDQDKCDKTDWLFSFQRRTVFIIKQGQIHNGSKSKSDRLSVTENCSLVLKKVTVEDVGRYTCRQFDTSGREQGPDSVVDLSVVTMTEQKLHDKVTFSCQVFRHVHCHQSVKWLFQDKDVDQNNKDLQTSQTVCYATVTFLDSHFIYSSRFKLFKCEVTNTVSGKVQKFSFRRQSSGEETGQDTTTTTTTTKPTTTTTKPTKTTTTTTTNDSTNLPDWGWGLIAVTVSLAALVIIVLLVQRYKRRTGKKTQTDENAGLSLNTAGTQSGPETSQDTADPEDGVSYASVSYTRKTKSKAQVHNEDEDDAVTYSTVKVSSSSAADPSSLYASIN; this is translated from the exons atgagagagagaagaacgaTGGCTGAATTGACAGGGATTATAACGTCTTTATTTGTGATGCTGCTGATTGACTTTCCAG CAGAAACTGGACAAGTTTCCTTCAACTACATCGATGTCAGAGATGGAGACGACGTCACTTTGTCTTGTGAACATGTGAAAAGTGATCAGGATAAATGTGACAAAACTGATTGGCTCTTCAGTTTTCAAAGACGGACAGTTTTCATCATTAAACAGGGTCAGATTCACAATGGATCTAAATCTAAATCAGACAGACTGAGTGTTACAGAGAACTGTTCTCTGGTTCTAAAGAAGGTCACAGTTGAGGATGTTGGTCGTTACACCTGCAGACAGTTTGACACATCAGGACGAGAACAAGGTCCAGACTCTGTGGTTGATCTGTCTGTTGTTACCA TGACTGAACAGAAGCTCCATGATAAAGTGACGTTCAGCTGCCAAGTGTTTAGACATGTTCATTGTCATCAGTCAGTGAAGTGGCTGTTTCAGGATAAAGATGTGGATCAAAATAACAAAGACTTACAGACATCACAGACTGTCTGCTACGCCACTGTGACTTTTCTGGATTCTCACTTTATTTACTCATCAAGGTTTAAATTATTCAAGTGTGAAGTGACAAATACTGTCAGTGGAAAAGTGCAGAAGTTCAGCTTCAGACGTCAGAGCTCAGGtgaggaaacag GTCAGGAcacgacaacaacaacaacaacaactaaaccaacaacaacaacaactaaaccaacaaaaacaacaacaacaacaacaacaaatgattcTACAAATCTACCAG ATTGGGGGTGGGGGCTCATCGCTGTGACTGTGAGTTTAGCTGCGCTGGTGATAATTGTGCTGCTGGTCCAAAGATATAAGAGAAGAACAG gaaagaaaacacagacggATGAAAACGCT ggACTGAGCTTAAACACAGCAGGGACTCAGTCTGGTCCAGAAACCAGTCAGGACACG GCTGATCCTGAGGATGGAGTTTCCTACGCATCCGTCAGCTACACCAGGAAGACCAAGAGTAAAGCCCAG GTTCacaatgaagatgaagatgatgcagTGACCTACAGCACTGTGAAagtttcctcctcttctgctgctgaTCCCAGCAGCCTCTACGCTTCCATCAACTAA
- the LOC113137077 gene encoding uncharacterized protein LOC113137077 isoform X3 gives MRERRTMAELTGIITSLFVMLLIDFPAATTGQVSFNYIDVRDGDDVTLSCEHVKSDQDKCQKTNWLFSFQRQTVDIIKQGQISKSKSDRLSVTENCSLVLKKVTVEDVGRYTCSQFDTSGREQGPDTEVVLSVVTMTEQKLHDKVTFSCQVFRHVHCHQSVKWLFQDKDVDQNNKDLQTSQTVCYATVTFLDSHFIYSSRFKLFKCEVTNTVSGKVQKFSFRRQSSGEETGQDTTTTTTTTKPTTTTTKPTKTTTTTTTNDSTNLPDWGWGLIAVTVSLAALVIIVLLVQRYKRRTGKKTQTDENAGLSLNTAGTQSGPETSQDTADPEDGVSYASVSYTRKTKSKAQVHNEDEDDAVTYSTVKVSSSSAADPSSLYASIN, from the exons atgagagagagaagaacgaTGGCTGAATTGACAGGGATTATAACGTCTTTATTTGTGATGCTGCTGATTGACTTTCCAG CAGCAACAACTGGACAAGTTTCCTTCAACTACATCGATGTCAGAGATGGAGACGACGTCACTTTGTCTTGTGAACATGTGAAAAGTGATCAggataaatgtcagaaaactaaTTGGCTCTTCAGTTTTCAAAGACAGACAGTTGACATCATTAAACAGGGTCAGATTTCCAAATCTAAATCAGACAGACTGAGTGTTACAGAGAACTGTTCTCTGGTTCTAAAGAAGGTCACAGTTGAGGATGTTGGTCGTTACACCTGCAGTCAGTTTGACACGTCAGGACGAGAACAAGGTCCAGACACTGAGGTTGTTCTGTCTGTTGTTACCA TGACTGAACAGAAGCTCCATGATAAAGTGACGTTCAGCTGCCAAGTGTTTAGACATGTTCATTGTCATCAGTCAGTGAAGTGGCTGTTTCAGGATAAAGATGTGGATCAAAATAACAAAGACTTACAGACATCACAGACTGTCTGCTACGCCACTGTGACTTTTCTGGATTCTCACTTTATTTACTCATCAAGGTTTAAATTATTCAAGTGTGAAGTGACAAATACTGTCAGTGGAAAAGTGCAGAAGTTCAGCTTCAGACGTCAGAGCTCAGGtgaggaaacag GTCAGGAcacgacaacaacaacaacaacaactaaaccaacaacaacaacaactaaaccaacaaaaacaacaacaacaacaacaacaaatgattcTACAAATCTACCAG ATTGGGGGTGGGGGCTCATCGCTGTGACTGTGAGTTTAGCTGCGCTGGTGATAATTGTGCTGCTGGTCCAAAGATATAAGAGAAGAACAG gaaagaaaacacagacggATGAAAACGCT ggACTGAGCTTAAACACAGCAGGGACTCAGTCTGGTCCAGAAACCAGTCAGGACACG GCTGATCCTGAGGATGGAGTTTCCTACGCATCCGTCAGCTACACCAGGAAGACCAAGAGTAAAGCCCAG GTTCacaatgaagatgaagatgatgcagTGACCTACAGCACTGTGAAagtttcctcctcttctgctgctgaTCCCAGCAGCCTCTACGCTTCCATCAACTAA